In Acidobacteriota bacterium, a single genomic region encodes these proteins:
- a CDS encoding sulfatase-like hydrolase/transferase: MTSHRVLAAAAALAIAAGSLAACGGAPADSRPDVVLVTIDSLRADAPGFMGGKVETPAMDALAAKGITFTTAISPAPQTLPAIAAILTGMYPEGTTVHDDGIDRLPQAIPTLATLFKKAGYATGAFPSAMALHPKHGLARDFDVYQDAFSEVARLRTSPAIGIPAAKIVDRAIEWLGALPPGKRSFLWVHLFDPHFFYEPPSPYKEKYADNPYGGEVASADHELGRLMKWLEDHGRDATSIIVLAGNHGEALGESGEEYHGILLRETTLRVPMVLRASFANGGRGAVGKSADPVSLVDIAPTIADLAGLDRAGMQGTSLAGYAGKGERPAASRALYFETMLPRTLFGWAPLRGVREGGLKYVEAPGTGHTELYDLAADPNEERDLAPARTADASRLAAETVRLGGAVPAPRALTGAQVEVVKELGLPTSLAPGAPKLPWENVGAGNAALKGHRSLQRGLMQAAAFLLSDALKRDPANELALLDSGTMLMMMRRFPQADDSFKRAQAAAPADGETYHELGHTALVAARSAADAEKARKLFELAVRLDPLNEEGLYDAACAVASTNPDVAIDYLDRAVKNGFRDFQHMSRDTDLDPIRKNPRFAQVTEGKAVAAAGPGGPAGRTGPRSPSESTPAPR; the protein is encoded by the coding sequence ATGACATCACACCGAGTTCTCGCCGCGGCCGCGGCGCTTGCGATCGCGGCGGGCTCGCTCGCCGCCTGCGGCGGCGCCCCCGCCGACTCGCGCCCCGACGTCGTCCTCGTCACGATCGACTCGCTGCGCGCCGACGCCCCCGGCTTCATGGGGGGAAAGGTCGAGACGCCGGCGATGGACGCGCTCGCCGCGAAGGGGATCACCTTCACGACGGCCATCTCGCCGGCGCCGCAGACGCTCCCCGCCATCGCCGCGATCCTCACGGGGATGTACCCCGAGGGGACGACGGTGCACGACGACGGGATCGACCGGCTGCCTCAGGCGATCCCGACGCTCGCGACGCTCTTCAAGAAGGCCGGGTACGCGACGGGGGCCTTCCCGTCGGCGATGGCCCTCCATCCGAAGCACGGCCTCGCGCGCGACTTCGACGTCTACCAGGATGCCTTCAGCGAGGTCGCGCGCCTTCGGACCTCCCCCGCCATCGGCATCCCCGCGGCGAAGATCGTCGATCGCGCCATCGAGTGGCTCGGCGCGCTCCCCCCGGGGAAGCGATCGTTCCTCTGGGTTCATCTCTTCGATCCGCACTTCTTCTACGAGCCGCCGTCTCCTTACAAGGAGAAGTACGCCGACAACCCGTACGGCGGCGAGGTGGCCTCGGCCGATCACGAGCTGGGGCGCCTGATGAAGTGGCTCGAGGATCACGGGCGCGACGCCACGTCGATCATCGTCCTCGCGGGGAACCACGGCGAGGCGCTCGGCGAATCGGGGGAGGAGTACCACGGCATCCTGCTGCGGGAGACGACGCTTCGGGTTCCCATGGTCCTCCGCGCCTCGTTCGCGAACGGCGGGCGCGGCGCCGTCGGCAAGTCCGCCGATCCCGTCAGCCTCGTGGACATCGCGCCGACGATCGCCGATCTCGCGGGGCTCGATCGCGCCGGCATGCAGGGGACGTCTCTCGCCGGGTACGCCGGGAAGGGAGAGCGCCCCGCGGCGAGCCGCGCCCTTTACTTCGAGACGATGCTGCCGCGAACTCTCTTCGGGTGGGCGCCTCTCCGGGGCGTCCGCGAGGGGGGGCTCAAGTACGTCGAGGCCCCCGGGACGGGGCACACGGAGCTCTACGATCTCGCCGCCGATCCGAACGAGGAGCGCGATCTCGCGCCGGCGCGCACGGCCGACGCCTCCCGCCTCGCCGCAGAGACGGTCCGCCTCGGCGGCGCGGTGCCCGCGCCGAGAGCGCTCACCGGCGCGCAGGTGGAGGTCGTGAAGGAGCTGGGGCTGCCGACCTCACTCGCTCCCGGGGCGCCGAAGCTCCCTTGGGAAAACGTCGGCGCGGGAAACGCGGCGCTGAAGGGGCACCGCTCGCTCCAGCGCGGGCTGATGCAGGCGGCGGCCTTTCTCCTCTCGGATGCCCTCAAGCGCGACCCCGCCAACGAGCTGGCTCTCCTCGACTCCGGGACGATGCTCATGATGATGCGGCGCTTTCCGCAGGCGGACGACAGCTTCAAGCGCGCCCAGGCGGCCGCCCCCGCGGACGGCGAGACGTACCACGAGCTGGGACACACCGCGCTCGTCGCCGCGCGCTCGGCCGCCGACGCCGAGAAGGCGCGCAAGCTCTTCGAGCTGGCGGTGAGGCTCGATCCCCTCAACGAGGAGGGGCTCTACGACGCCGCCTGCGCCGTCGCCTCGACCAACCCCGACGTCGCGATCGACTACCTCGACCGCGCCGTGAAGAACGGCTTCCGCGATTTCCAGCACATGTCGCGCGACACCGACCTCGACCCGATCCGCAAGAACCCGCGCTTCGCGCAGGTCACCGAGGGGAAGGCGGTCGCCGCCGCGGGCCCGGGCGGGCCGGCCGGCCGGACCGGACCGAGGTCGCCGAGCGAGTCGACCCCCGCGCCGCGATGA
- a CDS encoding radical SAM protein has translation MQAKMRNEGAPGSDGGVSPYTDLVARSWNNAMPMTALWEITYACNHKCTFCYNAPTKGARELSTQEIKDGLKKIADLGCIFVVFSGGEPLTRPDFFELAWEAKRLGFAIRVYTNGYLVDEIVAKRFKELMPFEIEISFHGSRPESFDRLTGIPGSFHRVVQGIRNLRAHDLKVNMKTPITKWNQEELRGIKALGDELGCHVEFDPTITPRDDGDTSPLALQPDMDFLDRLWSSEFADITHEDAPVPRNDEKVTAVCGTGRSAIALDPYGNFYPCVQWRRKAGNIKDVDDLRSFWRVSPVLNEVRRIAEEIPLTTLKDFEFGRFASFCAGVAEVQTGDPKNIYPQLRANAEVRAANHAKFITIQSRQSEGSR, from the coding sequence ATGCAGGCAAAGATGAGGAACGAGGGGGCGCCGGGAAGCGACGGCGGCGTCAGCCCGTACACCGACCTCGTGGCCCGCTCCTGGAACAACGCCATGCCGATGACGGCGTTGTGGGAGATCACCTACGCCTGCAACCACAAGTGCACCTTCTGCTACAACGCCCCCACGAAGGGCGCGCGCGAGCTGTCGACCCAGGAGATCAAGGACGGCCTCAAGAAGATCGCCGACCTCGGATGCATCTTCGTCGTCTTCAGCGGCGGCGAGCCCCTCACGCGCCCCGACTTCTTCGAGCTGGCGTGGGAGGCCAAGAGGCTCGGCTTCGCGATCCGCGTCTACACGAACGGCTACCTCGTGGACGAAATCGTCGCGAAGAGGTTCAAGGAGCTGATGCCGTTCGAGATCGAGATTTCGTTCCACGGATCGCGCCCCGAGTCGTTCGACCGGCTCACGGGAATCCCCGGATCGTTTCACCGCGTCGTCCAGGGGATCCGAAACCTGAGAGCCCACGATCTCAAGGTCAACATGAAGACCCCGATCACCAAGTGGAACCAGGAAGAGCTTCGCGGGATCAAGGCGCTGGGCGACGAGCTCGGATGCCACGTCGAGTTCGATCCGACGATCACCCCGCGGGACGACGGCGACACGAGCCCGCTGGCCCTGCAGCCCGACATGGACTTCCTCGACCGGCTCTGGTCGAGCGAGTTCGCCGACATCACCCACGAGGACGCGCCGGTTCCCCGCAACGACGAGAAGGTCACCGCCGTCTGCGGCACCGGGCGCTCGGCCATCGCGCTCGATCCGTACGGGAACTTCTACCCGTGCGTGCAGTGGCGCCGGAAGGCCGGCAACATCAAGGACGTCGACGATCTCCGCAGCTTCTGGCGCGTCTCCCCGGTCCTCAACGAAGTCCGGCGCATCGCGGAGGAGATCCCGCTGACCACGCTGAAAGACTTCGAGTTCGGGCGCTTCGCGTCCTTCTGCGCCGGCGTCGCCGAGGTGCAGACCGGAGATCCGAAAAACATCTATCCGCAACTGCGGGCGAACGCCGAAGTTCGCGCCGCGAACCACGCCAAGTTCATCACAATTCAGAGCCGTCAATCGGAGGGATCCAGATGA
- a CDS encoding signal peptidase I, translating into MGQNGGSRAVADLLRRTLFEGGRQAVVTVASSSMEPSLHQGDRLTIENISSSRLRRGDIVVYESPLAGLVVHRLMWKVPPVGIPRVAFTKGDALLYLDRPFAVDEIVGKVVAVETSRPPQSPRSIRRVGRWQGYLKWLGAAATWGWRRGWSEMGLKALIRRGNR; encoded by the coding sequence ATGGGTCAAAACGGAGGCAGTCGGGCGGTCGCCGATCTTCTCCGACGAACGCTCTTTGAAGGGGGTCGACAGGCAGTAGTCACGGTCGCCAGCTCGAGCATGGAACCATCACTTCACCAGGGCGATCGGTTAACGATTGAAAACATCAGTTCTTCGAGGCTTCGGCGCGGAGACATAGTCGTCTACGAGAGTCCGCTCGCAGGCCTCGTGGTGCATCGCCTGATGTGGAAGGTTCCACCGGTGGGGATACCGAGGGTGGCCTTCACGAAGGGTGATGCGCTTTTGTATCTTGACCGGCCTTTTGCGGTCGACGAGATCGTGGGGAAGGTGGTCGCGGTGGAGACATCGAGGCCGCCGCAGTCGCCACGATCCATTCGCCGCGTGGGGCGCTGGCAAGGGTATCTGAAGTGGCTGGGGGCCGCGGCGACCTGGGGATGGCGTCGCGGGTGGTCGGAGATGGGCCTGAAAGCCTTGATCCGTCGGGGAAATCGGTGA
- a CDS encoding RNA polymerase sigma factor, which produces MTSQSFTLAGADDDAAGSLDLLIERARDGEESAYEEILRRFEGKAIGIARNLGASRQDAEDIAQESFLRLFRHIASYRGGRRFTAYFYRIVINVARDHMRAARSPGASSSLEPELDALPSGAMPAIEDLELKERLRLALLTLAPREREVIVLKEIHGLSTWEVSKILRLDPITVRRHAMRARERLRKKL; this is translated from the coding sequence TTGACGTCTCAGTCGTTCACGCTGGCAGGCGCAGACGACGACGCCGCCGGATCGCTCGACCTCCTCATCGAAAGGGCCCGCGACGGGGAGGAGTCCGCCTACGAGGAGATCCTCAGGCGCTTCGAGGGGAAGGCGATCGGCATCGCCCGCAACCTCGGCGCCTCCCGCCAGGACGCCGAGGACATCGCGCAGGAGAGCTTCCTCAGGCTCTTCCGGCACATCGCGTCGTACCGGGGCGGTCGCCGCTTCACCGCGTACTTCTACCGCATCGTCATCAACGTCGCGCGCGATCACATGCGGGCGGCACGCTCACCTGGCGCCTCCTCGTCCCTCGAGCCGGAGCTCGACGCGCTCCCGTCGGGGGCGATGCCGGCGATCGAGGATCTCGAGCTGAAGGAGCGGCTGCGCCTCGCGCTCCTCACGCTCGCCCCGCGCGAGCGCGAGGTGATCGTGCTCAAGGAGATCCACGGTCTCAGCACGTGGGAGGTGTCGAAGATCCTGCGGCTCGATCCGATCACGGTGAGGCGCCATGCGATGCGGGCGAGGGAGCGGCTGAGGAAGAAGCTGTAG
- a CDS encoding PqqD family protein encodes MSEAPLRKHPDAASRNYDGEAFIVVPGKGEYNILNPIGTRVWDLIDGQRTVVEIARVISDEYAVEQEIAEADVSSFVDDLRKHQMLA; translated from the coding sequence ATGTCGGAGGCTCCGCTGCGGAAGCACCCTGACGCGGCATCCAGGAACTACGATGGCGAGGCCTTCATCGTGGTCCCGGGAAAGGGCGAGTACAATATTCTCAACCCGATCGGCACCAGGGTGTGGGACCTGATAGACGGACAGAGGACGGTCGTCGAGATAGCGCGAGTGATCAGCGACGAGTACGCGGTGGAACAGGAGATCGCCGAGGCCGACGTGAGCTCTTTCGTCGACGATCTCCGGAAACATCAAATGCTCGCCTGA
- a CDS encoding sulfatase-like hydrolase/transferase, which produces MAFGIGAAIGATSCAGAHGAQPARNIVLITIDTLRTDRLGCYGGRRIATPTIDGLAADGVLFEKAFTPMPLTAPSHATIMTGRYPISHGLRLNGTSILADGETTLAEIARDRGMRTGAVVSCLVLAARFGLNQGFDLYYDEGIAGTAEGHGLWYDERKAVKSVARAVKWLEAESDRPFFLWLHLFDPHHPYDPPEPFKHTYASRPYDGEVVYADRALSRLVQRLKDLGHYDDSIIILAGDHGESLGEHQESFHGTFIYDVTTHVPLIVRAPGGKHGARVTDIASTMDIMPTALEAIGAKIPANVEGFSLLPAVLGSGRVPARTIYLETIYPSATYGWAEVKGVRMPNLKFIDLPTPELYSLEDDPRELDNIHDGDPRRAQIAQAEYRDVTARLDETARKDTKTADLDEDFRNRLLSLGYIAGSQSKARKGPARDPKDVVLLIEPLGFGRTLIGEKKYDEAIRLLTLTVKADPENKIGLVNLAQAYAAAGKRDDAKRVLRKALSIYPDSEEIYRILGWMLLKEQSYDEAEKLMAEFVSVVPRSSQAHYMYGFAFFYAKKWTLALEAFGHSRELNPNFAKAAYLEAICFEETHRRAEAMRSLDAYLKLERDVESLFRDPYFAELRKSTEFADLVRRYL; this is translated from the coding sequence ATGGCGTTCGGGATCGGCGCGGCGATCGGCGCGACGAGCTGCGCCGGGGCGCACGGCGCGCAGCCGGCGCGCAACATCGTGCTGATCACGATCGACACGCTCCGCACCGACCGCCTCGGCTGCTACGGCGGACGGCGCATCGCGACCCCCACGATCGACGGCCTCGCGGCGGACGGCGTCCTCTTCGAGAAGGCCTTCACGCCGATGCCGCTGACGGCGCCGTCGCACGCCACGATCATGACCGGGCGCTACCCGATCTCGCACGGGCTGCGCCTCAACGGCACGTCGATCCTCGCCGACGGCGAGACGACGCTGGCGGAGATCGCGCGCGATCGCGGCATGCGCACCGGCGCGGTCGTGAGCTGCCTCGTGCTTGCCGCGAGGTTCGGCCTCAACCAGGGTTTTGACCTCTACTACGACGAGGGGATCGCAGGGACCGCCGAGGGGCACGGCCTCTGGTACGACGAGAGGAAGGCGGTCAAGAGCGTCGCACGGGCCGTGAAGTGGCTCGAGGCGGAGTCCGATCGCCCGTTCTTCCTGTGGCTCCACCTCTTCGACCCGCACCACCCGTACGATCCTCCCGAGCCCTTCAAGCACACGTACGCCAGCCGGCCGTACGACGGCGAGGTGGTCTACGCCGACCGCGCCCTCTCCCGCCTCGTGCAGAGGCTGAAGGACCTCGGCCACTACGACGACTCGATCATCATCCTGGCGGGGGATCACGGCGAGAGCCTCGGCGAGCACCAGGAGTCGTTTCACGGCACGTTCATCTACGACGTCACGACCCACGTCCCCCTGATCGTGCGCGCCCCCGGCGGGAAGCACGGCGCGCGCGTCACGGACATCGCCTCGACGATGGACATCATGCCCACCGCCCTCGAGGCGATCGGGGCGAAGATCCCGGCGAACGTCGAGGGGTTCAGCCTCCTTCCGGCCGTCCTCGGGAGCGGGCGCGTCCCGGCCCGGACGATCTACCTCGAGACGATCTACCCGAGCGCGACGTACGGCTGGGCCGAGGTGAAGGGGGTGAGGATGCCGAACCTCAAGTTCATCGATCTGCCGACGCCGGAGCTCTACTCCCTCGAGGACGACCCGCGCGAGCTGGACAACATCCACGACGGCGATCCGCGCCGGGCGCAGATCGCGCAGGCGGAGTACCGCGACGTGACCGCACGGCTCGACGAAACGGCGCGCAAGGACACCAAGACCGCAGACCTCGACGAGGACTTCCGCAACCGCCTTCTCAGCCTCGGCTACATCGCAGGCAGCCAGTCGAAGGCGCGCAAGGGGCCCGCGCGCGATCCGAAGGACGTCGTCCTCCTCATCGAGCCCCTCGGCTTCGGCCGCACACTGATCGGCGAGAAGAAGTACGACGAGGCGATCAGGCTCCTCACGCTGACGGTGAAGGCCGACCCCGAGAACAAGATCGGCCTCGTGAACCTGGCGCAGGCGTACGCCGCCGCGGGGAAGCGCGACGACGCGAAGCGGGTGCTGCGGAAGGCCCTCTCGATCTACCCCGACAGCGAGGAGATCTACCGCATCCTCGGCTGGATGCTCCTCAAGGAGCAGTCCTACGACGAGGCCGAGAAGCTCATGGCCGAGTTCGTGAGCGTGGTCCCGCGATCGTCGCAGGCCCATTACATGTACGGCTTCGCCTTCTTCTACGCGAAGAAGTGGACCCTGGCCCTCGAGGCCTTCGGCCATTCGCGCGAGCTGAACCCGAACTTCGCGAAGGCCGCCTACCTCGAGGCGATCTGCTTCGAGGAGACGCACCGCCGCGCCGAGGCGATGAGGTCCCTCGACGCCTACTTGAAGCTCGAGCGCGACGTCGAGTCGCTCTTCCGGGATCCCTACTTCGCGGAGCTCCGGAAGTCGACGGAGTTCGCGGACCTCGTGCGGCGATATCTGTAG
- a CDS encoding polyprenyl synthetase family protein: MTGRGHASRKGSSTAASAAAGIEIFLAEQRALVDARLPDLLPPKAAAADRVHDAMAYALLAPGKRIRPILSLAVASLLGGDPERVLPAACSVEMVHAASLVLDDLPSMDGASLRRGRPATHVAFGEATAILAAVALLNHAYGVVAGWAGHETAGPRVRAALARRFSEAIGTSGVIGGQQADLSADGRALTLHELEFVHSHKTGSLFIASAEAAALVVSASAGDLEALRHYAKNLGLAFQITDDVLDAEGTALRTGKDVRRDGNRTTFVTLCGVDGARQLGCELVDAAIAHLDRFGRRSQTLRDLALFVARRDR, encoded by the coding sequence TTGACGGGCCGTGGTCACGCCTCGAGGAAGGGATCGTCGACGGCGGCGAGCGCCGCGGCCGGGATCGAGATCTTCCTCGCGGAGCAGCGCGCCCTCGTCGACGCGCGCCTCCCGGACCTCCTCCCGCCGAAGGCGGCCGCCGCCGATCGCGTGCACGACGCGATGGCGTACGCCCTGCTGGCCCCGGGGAAGCGGATCCGCCCCATCCTCTCGCTGGCCGTGGCCTCGCTCCTCGGCGGCGACCCCGAGCGCGTTCTCCCGGCGGCCTGCTCGGTCGAGATGGTGCACGCGGCGTCGCTGGTCCTCGACGATCTCCCCAGCATGGACGGCGCGTCGCTGAGGCGCGGCCGCCCCGCGACCCACGTCGCGTTCGGTGAGGCCACCGCGATCCTGGCGGCGGTCGCCCTCCTCAACCACGCCTACGGCGTCGTCGCGGGGTGGGCCGGGCACGAGACGGCCGGCCCCCGCGTGAGAGCCGCCCTCGCGCGCCGGTTCAGCGAGGCGATCGGGACGTCGGGGGTCATCGGCGGGCAGCAGGCCGATCTCTCGGCGGACGGCCGCGCCCTCACGCTGCACGAGCTGGAGTTCGTCCACAGCCACAAGACGGGAAGCCTCTTCATCGCGTCCGCGGAGGCCGCGGCGCTCGTCGTCTCGGCGTCCGCGGGCGACCTCGAGGCGCTACGCCACTACGCGAAGAACCTGGGGCTGGCCTTCCAGATCACCGACGACGTCCTCGACGCGGAGGGGACGGCCCTCCGCACGGGAAAGGACGTGAGGCGCGACGGGAACCGCACCACCTTCGTGACCCTCTGCGGCGTCGATGGCGCGCGGCAGCTCGGGTGCGAGCTGGTCGACGCGGCGATCGCGCACCTCGATCGGTTCGGGCGGCGCTCCCAGACGCTTCGCGATCTCGCGCTGTTCGTCGCGCGACGCGACCGTTGA